The Mycoplasmopsis mustelae genome includes a window with the following:
- a CDS encoding replication-associated recombination protein A, which yields MMKKNLANQLRPEKLEDIVGQEHIKKLLKEVIENKITSSFLFFGESGIGKTTTALMLAKQLNLKSGYFNASVDSKADLIKILDNSEVIIIDEIHRLNKDKQDILLSYLEFDKIIVYATTTENPYFKVNPAVRSRMQILQFYKISENEIAAALRKIINKRFQHLNISDANLLNLAQYSAGDLRASINNLNLLALLKKDNQEVSQSDLKTIVPNINFYSDAKQTAHYNNLSAFHKSLRGSDVDAALYYGFLILQSGDYDGLFRRMLAMAYEDIGLANPLVALKIETAIRVFERLGLPEGELALTTAIIELATSPKSNSVVIARDKVKAMLSEGKIYQIPKHLKDAHYKSATKLGDGVNYQYPHNFFMHWTQQNYLPNELLNTKFYHPCNNSNEQKIQNYWKQLKNDWKAYYNKTKEK from the coding sequence ATTATGAAAAAAAATTTAGCTAACCAATTACGACCCGAAAAATTAGAAGATATTGTTGGTCAAGAACATATTAAGAAACTTCTCAAAGAAGTAATTGAAAATAAAATTACTTCTAGTTTTTTATTTTTTGGCGAAAGCGGAATCGGTAAAACTACAACTGCATTGATGTTAGCTAAGCAATTAAATCTCAAATCCGGTTATTTTAATGCATCCGTAGATTCTAAAGCTGATTTAATTAAAATTTTAGATAATTCTGAAGTTATTATTATTGACGAAATCCATCGTTTAAATAAAGACAAACAAGACATTTTATTATCATATTTAGAATTTGACAAAATTATTGTATATGCAACTACAACCGAAAATCCTTATTTTAAGGTGAACCCAGCCGTACGAAGCCGTATGCAAATTTTACAATTTTATAAAATCTCTGAAAATGAGATTGCTGCTGCTTTACGTAAAATTATCAATAAACGTTTTCAACATTTAAATATTAGTGATGCAAATTTATTAAATTTAGCACAATATTCAGCAGGAGATTTAAGGGCTAGCATCAATAATTTAAACTTATTGGCACTACTTAAAAAAGACAACCAAGAAGTTAGTCAAAGTGATTTAAAAACAATTGTACCTAACATTAATTTTTATAGCGATGCTAAGCAGACGGCACATTACAACAATTTGTCAGCATTTCATAAGTCTTTACGAGGTAGTGATGTAGATGCCGCATTATATTATGGTTTTCTAATTTTACAAAGCGGAGATTATGATGGATTATTTCGTAGGATGTTAGCGATGGCTTATGAAGATATCGGCCTAGCAAACCCATTAGTTGCTTTAAAAATTGAAACTGCAATCCGCGTTTTTGAGCGTTTAGGACTACCCGAAGGTGAGTTAGCATTAACTACTGCTATAATTGAATTAGCTACTTCACCAAAAAGTAATTCGGTAGTAATCGCACGCGATAAAGTTAAAGCAATGCTTTCGGAGGGTAAAATTTATCAAATTCCTAAACACCTGAAAGATGCACATTATAAATCAGCAACCAAATTAGGTGACGGAGTCAATTATCAATACCCACACAATTTTTTTATGCATTGAACGCAGCAAAATTATCTCCCTAATGAACTTTTAAATACAAAATTTTATCACCCATGTAACAATAGCAACGAACAAAAAATTCAAAATTATTGAAAGCAACTCAAAAATGATTGAAAAGCATATTATAATAAAACAAAGGAGAAATAA
- the pheS gene encoding phenylalanine--tRNA ligase subunit alpha, which produces MKLEDINSLEDLKKAKAKIFGNDGEIFKLQQQIKTATIEVKKQLGKQINILKQEYATFFDKAENRLEKLAIEAKINNEFIDVSEPGLKPGSLHPISIIEERIKTWFIQHGYYQQQEGEIVSDLYNFEKLNISVNHPARAMHDSLYLNATTLLRTHNTGITAKVLEENPNKEISTFAIGKVYRNDEDDATHSHQFTQLDFVCVGDVSFPNLIWTLKSFLSYVLEEEIQVRLRPSYFPFTEPSVEVDMFYKDRWIEILGAGMLHPNVLKLAGFDTQFNAFAAGVGLERLAMIKYGLNDIRDLYRNDLRILEQFKNER; this is translated from the coding sequence ATGAAATTAGAAGACATTAATTCGCTTGAAGATTTAAAAAAAGCAAAAGCAAAAATCTTTGGTAATGATGGAGAAATTTTTAAACTACAACAACAAATCAAAACCGCAACAATTGAAGTAAAAAAACAATTAGGAAAACAAATTAATATTTTAAAACAAGAATATGCTACGTTTTTTGATAAAGCTGAAAACAGGTTAGAAAAATTAGCAATTGAAGCAAAAATTAACAATGAATTCATTGATGTTAGCGAACCTGGATTAAAACCTGGAAGTTTGCACCCAATTAGTATCATTGAAGAACGTATAAAAACATGATTTATTCAACACGGATACTATCAACAACAAGAAGGTGAGATTGTTTCAGATTTATATAACTTTGAGAAACTTAACATCTCAGTAAATCACCCAGCACGCGCAATGCATGATTCATTATATTTAAATGCAACCACCTTGCTCAGAACCCATAACACTGGAATTACTGCAAAAGTTTTAGAAGAAAATCCTAATAAAGAGATCTCAACTTTTGCAATTGGTAAAGTATATCGTAACGACGAAGATGATGCAACCCACTCGCACCAATTTACTCAACTGGATTTTGTTTGTGTTGGTGATGTTAGTTTTCCAAATTTAATTTGAACTTTAAAATCTTTTTTATCCTATGTTTTAGAAGAAGAAATTCAGGTGCGTTTACGTCCCAGTTATTTCCCGTTCACTGAACCCAGTGTTGAAGTAGATATGTTTTATAAAGATCGTTGAATTGAAATTTTAGGAGCAGGAATGTTACATCCAAATGTTTTAAAATTAGCAGGATTTGATACACAATTTAACGCCTTTGCGGCCGGGGTCGGTTTGGAACGATTAGCCATGATTAAATATGGTTTGAACGATATTCGTGATTTATATCGTAACGATTTAAGAATTTTGGAGCAATTTAAAAATGAAAGATAG
- a CDS encoding uracil-DNA glycosylase yields the protein MKDSFLKILQIEGRKPYFENILYELKNAELNKQVIYPHQLDLFRPFEFFQLQDTKVIILGQDPYYSNDFADGLAFSTRQKTTPKSLNNIFKVLLNDYPNTEIQTNSLVSWAKQGILLMNVIFSVIQGQPNSHTNIGWQAFSQAVIEEIITQNPNVILVLLGQQAQKFANKLHNIKQLNPDNIIKTSHPSPFSYQKGFHKSQLFKNINNRLKKQNQTEINWNLYKGERAW from the coding sequence ATGAAAGATAGTTTTTTAAAAATTTTACAAATCGAAGGTCGCAAACCATATTTTGAAAATATTTTGTACGAATTAAAAAACGCAGAATTAAATAAGCAAGTTATTTATCCACATCAATTAGATTTATTTAGACCGTTTGAGTTTTTTCAACTCCAAGATACCAAAGTAATCATTTTAGGTCAAGATCCATATTATTCTAATGATTTCGCTGATGGTTTAGCATTTTCAACGCGTCAAAAAACTACTCCTAAAAGTTTGAATAATATTTTTAAAGTACTTTTAAACGATTATCCAAACACTGAAATTCAAACTAATTCCTTAGTTTCGTGAGCTAAACAAGGCATATTATTAATGAATGTAATTTTCAGTGTGATACAAGGGCAACCTAATTCACACACCAATATCGGATGACAAGCATTTAGCCAGGCAGTAATTGAGGAAATTATTACTCAAAATCCAAATGTAATTTTAGTTTTATTAGGACAACAAGCACAAAAGTTTGCTAATAAATTACACAACATAAAACAATTAAATCCAGATAATATTATCAAAACTTCACATCCCTCACCTTTTAGTTATCAAAAAGGTTTTCATAAATCACAATTATTTAAAAACATTAACAATCGCCTAAAAAAACAAAACCAAACTGAAATTAATTGAAATTTATATAAAGGAGAACGAGCATGATAG
- a CDS encoding phenylalanine--tRNA ligase subunit beta, producing the protein MIVSVKHLNKFLPNLKLDPYDVEKAFNELGFEVESVRKFSDAEGVIFAEVLDVFKNENSDRLDVVRLKTKLGQLTIQTTNRILKVGDLVICFPEGSKKGEQVFKNVQLKGHPSQGMLASWSEIGYQWDLLEHADQLLVLPKNFAGIDDDPMQVLNIDDYIIEIAINANRNDANSYYVLALELAAYYQSEINFNLSDVKANFQSEFQASNGKADHLSFSEIHGNKQTSIYEKTLLAKHGFSSLFDWAVNLTNLTLLNIGVPVHVYDAKKINKSIVADLYTGEVEILGTKRIAVNDVLAIKDDDEVISLACVMGLETTKSSQATQEYLFEIGVFNPKFVRHGAKEIKLLSHSATQGSRIITPYLAALAMQYIRNYCSDLKVSQIINPIKVNPLKKITINENTLLKYAGNNDLKGFDLAIKKMQILGFYFKDPYFIIPGYRYDIEIFEDIIEEIFRFYSYKNFQPKSFKTTPALIHQRDINKSFFQHQGYTETRTFSLVSQQRNFLNIFNFKEDIKLLTYVSKEHECIRNSIITSLQEVVIYNQKRKISAINIFERGMINYNHQVFGLASTTKTFAEIKQDIINFVSVDLEFLPLKNNPFIHPNVSAYILYQKQIIGWLGKIHPKYDTTNAFYAEFYDLNFKTTTKFKAINTNPLKTLDLTFELLEHQNMNEIINDIKQCGEIYQIIKIDDFQKEHCHNITLRITAYDTVIETLNQKFNK; encoded by the coding sequence ATGATAGTGTCTGTAAAACATTTAAATAAGTTTTTACCTAATCTTAAATTAGATCCTTATGATGTTGAAAAAGCTTTCAATGAACTTGGTTTTGAAGTAGAAAGTGTGCGTAAGTTTTCCGATGCTGAAGGAGTAATTTTCGCAGAAGTTTTAGATGTTTTTAAAAACGAAAATTCTGACCGTTTAGATGTCGTAAGGCTAAAGACAAAATTAGGTCAATTAACTATCCAAACCACCAATCGAATTTTAAAAGTTGGTGATTTAGTGATCTGTTTTCCTGAAGGTTCTAAAAAGGGTGAACAAGTTTTTAAAAACGTGCAATTAAAGGGCCATCCATCACAAGGGATGTTGGCTTCGTGATCCGAAATCGGATATCAATGAGACCTTTTAGAGCATGCAGATCAATTATTAGTTTTACCCAAAAATTTTGCAGGCATCGATGATGATCCCATGCAAGTATTAAACATCGATGATTATATTATTGAAATTGCAATTAATGCAAATCGCAATGATGCTAACTCTTATTACGTTTTAGCTTTAGAATTAGCTGCTTATTATCAAAGTGAAATTAATTTTAATTTAAGTGATGTGAAAGCAAATTTTCAAAGTGAATTTCAAGCCAGCAACGGTAAAGCAGATCATTTAAGCTTTAGTGAAATTCACGGAAATAAACAAACAAGTATTTACGAAAAAACTTTATTAGCAAAACACGGTTTTTCAAGTTTATTTGATTGAGCCGTGAATCTGACCAATCTAACTTTACTAAACATTGGTGTACCAGTACATGTTTATGATGCTAAAAAAATTAACAAAAGCATTGTAGCCGATTTATATACTGGTGAAGTAGAAATTTTAGGCACTAAAAGAATTGCCGTAAATGATGTTTTAGCAATTAAAGATGATGACGAGGTTATTTCTTTAGCTTGTGTAATGGGTCTAGAAACTACAAAAAGTTCTCAAGCAACTCAAGAATATTTATTTGAAATTGGGGTCTTTAATCCAAAATTCGTACGCCATGGTGCGAAGGAAATAAAATTACTTTCTCATTCAGCCACACAAGGCTCTCGTATAATTACCCCCTATTTAGCAGCATTAGCAATGCAATATATTAGAAATTATTGTTCGGATTTAAAAGTTTCACAAATAATTAATCCTATTAAAGTAAACCCTTTAAAAAAGATTACTATCAATGAAAATACCTTATTAAAATATGCCGGAAACAATGATCTTAAAGGTTTTGATTTAGCAATCAAAAAAATGCAAATTTTAGGATTCTATTTCAAAGATCCATATTTTATAATCCCTGGATATCGTTATGATATAGAAATTTTTGAGGATATAATTGAAGAAATTTTTAGATTTTATTCATATAAAAACTTTCAACCTAAAAGTTTCAAAACTACACCTGCTTTAATTCATCAACGTGATATTAATAAAAGTTTTTTTCAACACCAAGGATATACCGAAACAAGAACTTTTAGTCTTGTTTCGCAACAAAGAAATTTTTTAAATATCTTTAATTTTAAAGAAGATATCAAGCTTTTAACCTATGTTTCAAAAGAACACGAATGCATTCGTAACTCTATTATCACTTCACTACAAGAAGTAGTTATTTATAATCAAAAACGTAAAATTTCTGCAATAAACATCTTTGAAAGAGGAATGATTAATTACAACCACCAGGTTTTTGGTCTTGCCTCAACCACCAAGACATTCGCTGAAATCAAACAAGATATCATTAACTTCGTTTCGGTGGATTTAGAATTTCTTCCACTTAAAAATAATCCATTTATCCATCCTAATGTTTCAGCATACATTTTATATCAAAAACAAATAATTGGTTGATTAGGTAAAATTCATCCTAAATATGACACAACCAACGCTTTCTATGCTGAGTTTTATGACTTGAACTTTAAAACAACAACTAAATTTAAAGCAATTAACACAAATCCTTTAAAAACCTTAGATTTAACATTTGAGTTATTAGAGCATCAAAATATGAATGAAATTATTAATGACATTAAACAATGTGGTGAAATTTATCAAATCATTAAAATTGATGATTTTCAAAAAGAACATTGCCATAACATTACATTAAGAATTACTGCATATGACACTGTAATTGAAACTTTAAATCAAAAATTTAACAAGTAG
- the glyA gene encoding serine hydroxymethyltransferase, producing MYKKMTLHDKIVSDAINNELLRQQEHIELIASENYVSEDVLKAQGSVLTNKYGEGYPNKRYYGGCQNVDIIEQAAIDRLKQLFGVKYANVQPYSGSVANAAAIASLVPSGGKIMGLSLNSGGHLTHGYKISFSGIFYNSVSYDLSADELLDYDAIEKLVLAEKPDLIICGYSSYSRLIDFKRFREIADKVGAKLLADIAHLAGLIAAKEFPSPIGYADVITSTTHKTLRGGRGGIIMTNDENLAKKIDRWVFPGYQGGPLFHAIAGKAVAFYEALQPQFKTYAKNIIKNSQTFCEAFKNKGAVIVSGGTDNHLFMINVLKTYQITGKQAEDVLNKISITANKNTVPFDTLPPMQASGIRLGTAAMTSREFTEWKKLADIIDTALKNTNEILLKTQQGIKLTRELSNQVKALTKQFPIKKSYL from the coding sequence ATGTATAAAAAAATGACATTACATGACAAAATAGTTTCTGATGCTATTAACAACGAATTATTAAGACAACAAGAACATATCGAACTAATCGCTAGCGAAAATTATGTTTCCGAGGATGTTTTAAAAGCACAAGGAAGCGTTTTAACCAACAAATACGGTGAAGGTTATCCTAACAAAAGATATTATGGTGGTTGCCAGAACGTTGACATTATAGAACAAGCGGCAATTGATCGTTTAAAACAGCTTTTTGGAGTGAAATATGCTAACGTACAACCATATTCAGGATCAGTAGCAAATGCTGCAGCAATCGCTTCTTTAGTACCATCAGGCGGAAAAATTATGGGATTATCTTTAAATAGTGGTGGTCATCTAACCCACGGTTATAAAATTTCTTTTAGCGGGATATTCTATAATTCAGTTTCATATGATTTATCTGCTGATGAATTATTAGATTATGATGCAATCGAAAAATTAGTGCTAGCAGAAAAACCTGATTTAATTATATGTGGATATTCATCCTATTCGCGTTTAATAGATTTTAAACGTTTTCGTGAAATTGCAGATAAAGTAGGAGCAAAATTATTAGCAGATATTGCACATTTAGCCGGGTTAATTGCCGCTAAAGAATTTCCTTCACCTATTGGTTATGCAGATGTTATCACATCTACTACTCACAAAACTTTACGTGGTGGTCGCGGTGGAATTATTATGACTAATGATGAAAATTTAGCTAAAAAAATCGATCGCTGAGTATTTCCTGGATATCAAGGTGGTCCATTATTTCATGCAATCGCTGGAAAAGCAGTCGCTTTTTATGAAGCACTGCAACCCCAATTTAAAACTTATGCTAAAAATATAATCAAAAATTCACAAACCTTTTGTGAAGCTTTCAAAAATAAAGGAGCAGTGATTGTGAGTGGTGGTACTGATAACCACTTATTTATGATTAACGTTTTAAAAACATATCAAATTACCGGGAAACAAGCCGAGGACGTTCTTAATAAAATTTCTATAACTGCCAATAAAAATACTGTCCCATTTGACACGTTACCGCCAATGCAAGCGAGTGGAATCCGTCTTGGAACAGCAGCTATGACTAGTCGTGAATTTACAGAGTGAAAAAAATTAGCAGATATCATAGATACTGCTTTAAAAAATACTAATGAAATCTTATTGAAAACTCAACAAGGAATTAAACTTACTAGAGAGCTATCAAATCAAGTTAA